In Candidatus Paceibacterota bacterium, one genomic interval encodes:
- a CDS encoding MFS transporter, which produces MFPRRLKAGCFVLEGLNSFATVYYFYYFYFFMQTEFGYGNRANLLLAALNGGVYALMAWLGGMFAQRFGYFTALKLGFGIMIAALAVGSQLHSAAGHIMIMALAVVGMCFTWPTLEALVSEGESRAGVQRMVGIYNVMWSGTAAVSYFIGGAVFEVLGPRSLFYLPAAIVLVQFCLTFWLEAKAGLAPHSPAERSAPATPPLVSATRTKVFLQLAWLANPFAYIAINTLIAVMPGVAGRLDLSTTAAGFCCSLWCFSRVASFFVLWHWAGWHYRFRWLAASYVTMIVTFAVIVMAPNLAVVILAQLIFGVVAGLIYYSSLFYSMDLGDTKGEHGGIHEAAIGLGNFAGPAVGAASLYFLPQYTHSGALAVSGLLLLGLGGLLAVWRRGT; this is translated from the coding sequence ATGTTCCCTCGTCGCCTCAAAGCCGGCTGCTTCGTCCTCGAAGGACTCAACTCCTTCGCCACCGTTTACTACTTCTACTATTTCTACTTCTTCATGCAGACGGAGTTCGGCTACGGCAACCGGGCCAACCTGTTGCTGGCCGCCCTCAACGGCGGCGTCTATGCCCTCATGGCCTGGCTGGGGGGCATGTTCGCCCAGCGCTTTGGCTACTTCACCGCCCTGAAGCTCGGCTTCGGCATCATGATTGCCGCCCTGGCGGTCGGCAGCCAGCTTCATTCCGCCGCCGGCCACATCATGATCATGGCCCTGGCGGTGGTCGGCATGTGTTTCACCTGGCCCACCCTCGAAGCGCTCGTCAGCGAGGGCGAAAGCCGCGCCGGCGTCCAGCGCATGGTGGGCATCTACAATGTGATGTGGTCCGGCACGGCCGCCGTTTCCTACTTCATCGGCGGCGCCGTGTTCGAGGTGCTCGGCCCCCGCAGCCTTTTCTATCTCCCCGCGGCCATCGTGCTCGTGCAGTTCTGCCTTACCTTCTGGCTGGAAGCCAAGGCCGGGCTGGCGCCGCACTCGCCCGCCGAGCGCTCTGCACCCGCGACCCCGCCGCTCGTATCAGCCACCAGGACCAAGGTGTTCCTGCAACTCGCGTGGCTGGCCAACCCCTTTGCCTACATCGCCATTAACACGCTCATCGCCGTGATGCCCGGCGTCGCGGGCCGCCTGGACCTCTCAACGACCGCCGCCGGTTTCTGCTGTTCGCTCTGGTGCTTTTCACGGGTGGCGTCGTTCTTCGTGCTGTGGCACTGGGCGGGCTGGCATTACCGCTTCCGCTGGCTGGCGGCTTCCTACGTGACGATGATCGTCACCTTCGCCGTCATCGTCATGGCGCCGAACCTTGCGGTTGTCATCCTGGCCCAGCTCATCTTTGGTGTGGTCGCCGGTCTGATTTACTACTCCTCGCTTTTCTACTCCATGGACCTGGGCGACACCAAAGGCGAGCACGGCGGCATTCACGAAGCGGCCATAGGCCTGGGCAACTTCGCCGGCCCGGCGGTCGGCGCGGCCTCGCTTTATTTCCTGCCCCAATATACACACAGCGGCGCGCTGGCTGTGAGCGGCCTCCTGCTGCTGGGGCTGGGCGGCCTGCTGGCCGTTTGGCGAAGAGGGACGTGA
- a CDS encoding NUDIX domain-containing protein, giving the protein MAHIHERIDFTVAIFVIHRGKVLLVHHRNLNKWLPLGGHVELDEDPEIAALREAREESGLEVELVGERPPTTEPGTRALIAPRFLDIHRITDTHQHIGMIYWARLRNGTLTLSASEHHDIRWCAAADLEQLQPPMTNAVKWYCRAALEGVEG; this is encoded by the coding sequence ATGGCTCACATCCACGAGAGAATTGACTTCACCGTCGCCATCTTCGTTATTCACCGGGGCAAGGTGCTGCTCGTTCACCACCGCAACTTGAACAAGTGGCTGCCTTTGGGCGGACATGTGGAGCTGGACGAAGACCCGGAGATCGCCGCGCTGCGTGAGGCCAGGGAGGAGAGCGGGCTGGAAGTCGAGTTGGTGGGGGAACGCCCCCCGACGACCGAGCCGGGCACTCGCGCGTTGATCGCCCCGCGCTTTCTGGACATCCATCGCATCACGGACACCCACCAGCACATCGGCATGATCTACTGGGCGCGGCTCAGGAACGGCACGCTGACGCTGTCGGCCTCCGAACATCACGATATCCGCTGGTGCGCCGCCGCCGACCTCGAGCAGCTCCAGCCTCCGATGACTAACGCGGTCAAGTGGTATTGCCGCGCGGCGCTGGAAGGGGTTGAGGGTTGA
- a CDS encoding zinc ribbon domain-containing protein has product MPIYEYACPKCRVIFNFLSKRINPDRSPVCPKCGNKKLLKQMSRFATSRGLKEPSAKKEPEAGEPPMPDFEDPRMERAMMEMERDMEHLDENNPRHMAHMMRKMKDLMPPGTMPKELEVAIKRLEAGEDPEKIEADMGDVLGDFMGGEDEEGGMGGPGGMGGYSHDSGLYDY; this is encoded by the coding sequence ATGCCAATTTACGAATATGCCTGCCCGAAGTGCCGGGTGATATTTAACTTCCTCTCGAAGCGGATCAATCCCGACCGCTCGCCGGTCTGCCCCAAGTGCGGCAACAAGAAGCTGTTGAAGCAGATGAGCCGTTTTGCCACCTCGCGCGGTCTCAAGGAACCGTCGGCTAAGAAGGAGCCTGAGGCCGGCGAGCCGCCGATGCCCGATTTCGAAGATCCGCGGATGGAGCGCGCCATGATGGAGATGGAGCGCGATATGGAGCATCTGGATGAGAACAATCCCAGGCACATGGCCCACATGATGCGCAAGATGAAGGACCTCATGCCGCCTGGCACTATGCCCAAAGAGCTCGAGGTCGCCATCAAGCGCCTCGAAGCCGGCGAAGACCCGGAGAAGATCGAGGCGGATATGGGCGATGTGCTCGGCGATTTCATGGGCGGAGAAGACGAAGAAGGCGGCATGGGTGGCCCCGGCGGGATGGGGGGTTACTCGCACGATAGCGGGCTGTATGACTACTGA
- the argF gene encoding ornithine carbamoyltransferase translates to MKHLLSIEKLAEPDMNAILAEAVTLKKERGRHTRLPLAGQTWAMVFTKSSTRTRLSFEVGIRELGGQVIFLPSNEIHLGRGEPIKDTARVMGRMVHGAVFRTFAQNDVEEFAQYAGIPTINALTDHEHPCQILADIFTYQEKRGAIRGKTVAFIGDGAGNMATSYVFAAGKAGFELRIAAPKAFQPAAGLIKRAGGGIVLTDDVRAAAAGADLLYTDVWVSMGREKESVERNQQMGGYQLNAEVVRLAKPGALVMHCLPAYRGKEIDEETFEANAQTIFDQAENRLHVQKAILSWLVS, encoded by the coding sequence ATGAAGCATCTGTTGAGCATTGAGAAACTGGCCGAGCCGGACATGAATGCCATTCTGGCTGAGGCGGTGACGTTGAAGAAGGAACGGGGGCGGCACACCAGATTGCCGTTGGCCGGGCAAACCTGGGCAATGGTTTTCACCAAGTCCTCCACGCGCACCCGTCTCTCGTTCGAGGTCGGCATCCGCGAGTTGGGCGGGCAGGTGATCTTTCTGCCGTCCAACGAGATCCACCTTGGCCGCGGCGAACCGATCAAGGACACCGCGCGGGTCATGGGGCGGATGGTGCACGGCGCTGTCTTCCGGACTTTTGCCCAGAACGACGTCGAGGAATTCGCCCAGTACGCGGGCATTCCGACCATCAATGCTCTGACGGACCACGAGCACCCGTGCCAGATTCTGGCGGACATCTTCACCTATCAGGAGAAGCGGGGGGCAATCCGGGGCAAGACAGTTGCCTTCATTGGCGACGGTGCGGGGAATATGGCCACGTCGTATGTCTTTGCTGCCGGCAAGGCCGGCTTCGAGTTGCGCATTGCCGCTCCGAAAGCGTTCCAGCCCGCGGCGGGACTCATCAAACGGGCGGGCGGCGGGATCGTGCTCACGGATGACGTCCGAGCCGCGGCCGCAGGGGCGGATCTGCTCTATACGGACGTCTGGGTTTCGATGGGACGCGAAAAGGAGTCTGTCGAGCGCAACCAGCAGATGGGCGGCTACCAGCTTAACGCCGAGGTTGTCCGGCTGGCCAAGCCCGGCGCGCTCGTAATGCATTGTCTGCCCGCCTATCGCGGGAAGGAAATAGACGAGGAGACCTTCGAAGCCAACGCGCAGACCATTTTCGACCAGGCAGAGAATCGCCTCCACGTTCAGAAGGCGATCCTAAGCTGGCTGGTCAGCTAG
- a CDS encoding acetylornithine transaminase encodes MKDIVPSPPPVVRNDAAAVQALFQQNVVPSYGRFDIVLSHGSGSYLCDITGRRYLDLGGGIAVSSLGHAHPAITEALVEQSRKVIHTSNFYYHEPQGRLAQALVGLIGPGKCFFCNSGVEADEGLFKLARKFGHDEGRFEVLTTVNSFHGRTLAGIAATGQEKVKKGFEPMVPGFRQVPYNDLEAMRAALSPATAAIMIEGIQGEGGVLAAAPDYLLGLRRLCDEKKLLLLMDSVQCGHFRSGRFQSFQRILEGVPGGGGFLPDGISMAKSLGGGFPIGAFWVRAPYADLLGAGSHGTTYGGSPLACAVALKILEVIQREKLADNARQVGALLKAGLQRLAGKYPTVIQAVRGLGLMLGMELAPALPKLPGDPAKNPSARFANLLHASGLLAIPAGSRVLRFLPPLNLKPAEAEDGLKILESVVAGLAD; translated from the coding sequence ATGAAAGATATTGTTCCGTCGCCGCCACCGGTTGTCCGCAACGACGCCGCAGCCGTGCAGGCCCTTTTTCAACAGAATGTCGTGCCCAGCTATGGTCGTTTCGACATCGTGCTCAGCCACGGCTCGGGCAGCTACCTTTGCGACATCACGGGGCGGCGATACCTGGATTTGGGCGGCGGCATTGCCGTGAGTTCGCTGGGCCATGCGCACCCGGCGATCACGGAAGCATTGGTCGAGCAATCGCGCAAGGTGATCCACACGTCGAATTTCTATTACCACGAGCCGCAGGGCCGGCTGGCGCAGGCGCTGGTTGGGCTCATTGGCCCCGGCAAGTGCTTCTTCTGCAACAGCGGCGTGGAGGCCGATGAAGGCTTGTTCAAGCTGGCGCGCAAGTTCGGCCACGACGAAGGGCGCTTCGAGGTCCTCACCACAGTGAATTCCTTCCACGGACGGACGCTGGCTGGCATTGCCGCGACCGGCCAGGAGAAGGTCAAGAAGGGCTTTGAACCGATGGTGCCGGGCTTCCGGCAGGTGCCCTACAACGACCTGGAGGCCATGCGCGCGGCCCTTTCGCCCGCCACGGCGGCCATCATGATCGAAGGCATCCAGGGGGAAGGAGGCGTGCTGGCGGCCGCACCGGACTACCTGCTGGGGTTGAGGCGGCTGTGCGATGAGAAGAAGCTGCTGCTGCTCATGGACAGCGTGCAGTGCGGTCATTTCCGCAGCGGGCGCTTCCAGAGCTTCCAGCGCATCCTGGAGGGCGTGCCGGGGGGCGGCGGTTTTCTGCCGGACGGCATCTCGATGGCAAAGTCGCTGGGCGGCGGTTTTCCGATCGGCGCATTCTGGGTGAGGGCGCCCTACGCCGATTTGCTGGGCGCGGGCTCGCACGGCACAACGTATGGCGGTTCGCCGCTGGCCTGCGCCGTCGCCCTGAAGATTCTCGAGGTGATTCAGCGCGAGAAGCTGGCCGACAACGCACGGCAGGTTGGCGCTTTGCTGAAGGCCGGCCTGCAGCGACTGGCCGGCAAGTATCCCACCGTCATCCAGGCCGTGCGCGGGCTTGGCTTGATGCTTGGGATGGAGCTGGCACCCGCCCTGCCGAAGCTGCCCGGCGACCCGGCCAAGAACCCGTCCGCCCGGTTCGCCAACCTGCTGCATGCGTCCGGACTGCTGGCAATTCCCGCCGGAAGCCGGGTCCTGCGTTTCCTGCCTCCGCTGAATCTGAAGCCCGCCGAGGCCGAGGACGGCTTAAAGATACTTGAGTCGGTGGTCGCTGGTTTGGCAGACTAG
- a CDS encoding MoxR family ATPase: MSTPLNEQVQATAGWIRRLREEIARVIVGQEQLVDRLLVGVLANGHVLLEGVPGLAKTMSVRTLAAAVHASFHRIQFTPDLLPADIVGTLIYSPQDGKYHATKGPVFANFVLADEINRAPAKVQSALLETMQERQVTLGGETMPLPLPFLVLATENPIDQEGTYPLPEAQVDRFMFKVLLDYPSFAEERKILDRMAFTAPETQVQPVIPLEEILRTRKLVDQIHVDEKVRDYVVHIVFATRKPEQYKLDLKHFIQFGASPRATIYLTLAAKAWALLQGRAYVTPEDVKSIGPDVLRHRIILTYEAEAQAVTTDAIIKKIFNAVPVP, translated from the coding sequence ATGAGCACACCGTTGAACGAGCAGGTGCAGGCGACAGCCGGCTGGATTCGCAGGCTGCGCGAAGAGATCGCCCGGGTCATCGTTGGCCAGGAGCAACTGGTGGACCGGTTGCTGGTCGGCGTGCTGGCCAACGGGCATGTCCTGCTGGAAGGCGTGCCGGGCCTGGCCAAGACCATGTCGGTGCGCACGCTCGCGGCAGCCGTTCACGCCTCCTTCCATCGCATCCAGTTCACCCCCGACCTGCTCCCCGCCGATATCGTCGGCACGCTCATCTATAGCCCCCAGGACGGCAAATACCACGCCACCAAAGGCCCCGTGTTTGCCAATTTCGTCCTGGCCGACGAAATCAACCGCGCGCCCGCCAAGGTGCAATCCGCCCTGCTCGAAACGATGCAAGAACGGCAGGTGACGCTCGGCGGCGAGACAATGCCGCTGCCGCTACCCTTCCTCGTGCTGGCCACCGAGAACCCGATTGACCAGGAAGGCACCTACCCCTTGCCCGAAGCGCAGGTGGACCGCTTCATGTTCAAAGTGCTGCTCGACTACCCCTCCTTCGCGGAGGAACGGAAAATCCTCGACCGCATGGCCTTCACCGCGCCCGAAACGCAGGTCCAGCCGGTCATCCCCCTGGAGGAAATCCTCCGGACACGCAAGCTGGTGGACCAGATTCACGTGGACGAAAAGGTGCGGGATTACGTGGTGCACATTGTGTTCGCAACCCGCAAACCGGAGCAATACAAGCTGGACCTGAAGCATTTCATCCAGTTTGGCGCCTCGCCGCGAGCAACCATCTACCTCACGCTGGCCGCCAAGGCCTGGGCGCTGTTGCAGGGCCGGGCGTATGTCACCCCCGAGGACGTCAAAAGCATCGGCCCCGATGTATTGCGGCACCGGATAATCCTCACCTACGAGGCCGAGGCGCAAGCGGTGACCACAGATGCTATCATCAAAAAGATCTTCAACGCCGTGCCGGTGCCGTGA
- a CDS encoding DUF58 domain-containing protein, translating to MTISELLESVRRVEVRTNRLVNDTMVGAYLSHFKGRGMDFEELREYIPGDEVRDIDWNVTFRMGRPFVKRYREERELAMVLAVDVSASSAFGSLRRTKRQFAAEIAGTLAISATRSSDKVALLLFTDQVELFLPPRKGRRHILRLIREMLGFQPKHSGTNIPAALAFLNRILHRRSIVFLLTDFLHSFGPTVTQPGSGRDTVQEIGLTNARHDLVCVHLHDPRESSLPSAGLLTVEDAETGELLEVDSGRAVVRAKFAETNAERLAELDRALRRAGVDTLRFSTAESFAQTLQSFFETRRGRRRG from the coding sequence GTGACCATTTCTGAGCTGCTCGAAAGCGTTCGCCGCGTGGAGGTGCGCACCAACCGCCTGGTCAACGACACCATGGTGGGAGCCTACCTCAGCCATTTCAAAGGCCGGGGCATGGACTTCGAGGAACTGCGCGAGTATATCCCCGGCGACGAGGTCCGCGACATTGACTGGAATGTCACCTTCCGGATGGGGCGTCCCTTCGTCAAGCGCTACCGCGAGGAGCGGGAGCTGGCCATGGTGCTGGCCGTGGATGTCTCGGCCTCGTCCGCGTTCGGCTCCCTGCGCCGCACCAAACGCCAGTTCGCGGCCGAAATTGCCGGCACGCTGGCAATCTCGGCCACCCGCAGCAGCGACAAAGTGGCCCTGCTGCTGTTCACCGACCAGGTGGAACTGTTCCTGCCGCCGCGCAAAGGACGGCGCCACATCCTGCGGCTCATCCGCGAGATGCTCGGCTTCCAGCCGAAGCATAGCGGCACCAACATCCCCGCCGCGCTGGCGTTCCTGAACCGCATCCTGCACCGGCGCTCGATCGTCTTCCTCCTCACCGACTTCCTCCACAGCTTCGGCCCAACGGTCACCCAGCCGGGCTCCGGCCGCGACACCGTCCAGGAAATCGGCCTCACCAACGCCCGCCACGACCTGGTGTGCGTGCACCTGCATGACCCGCGCGAAAGCAGCCTGCCTTCCGCGGGTTTGCTCACCGTCGAAGACGCCGAGACCGGGGAGTTGCTCGAAGTGGACTCCGGCCGCGCCGTCGTGCGCGCGAAGTTTGCCGAGACCAACGCCGAGCGCCTCGCGGAACTGGATCGCGCCCTGCGCCGCGCCGGGGTGGACACGTTGCGCTTCAGCACCGCCGAATCCTTCGCGCAGACGCTGCAATCCTTCTTCGAAACCCGCCGCGGCAGGAGGAGAGGATGA
- a CDS encoding DUF4381 family protein: protein MSLWLLGVQPLLAVVTNTTASKVVPPSEVRVEGAVRGDVTNTAELEDIPALRPPHAEIPPSFQERYGLWVILAGIALLALVGAAVWLMLRPRPPEAVPPDVAARRALEPLSQQPEDGLLLSRVSHILRHYVAAAFNLPAGELTTAEFCRAVAGNGQVGPELSAALGEFLRQCDQRKFSPPPAPAAPFDAVLEALKLIDQAQIRRIATARATAPPNPNLAATPSATGAQI, encoded by the coding sequence TTGAGCCTTTGGCTGCTCGGCGTCCAACCGCTATTGGCCGTCGTTACCAACACCACCGCCTCGAAAGTGGTCCCCCCTTCCGAAGTTCGGGTCGAAGGTGCCGTGCGTGGTGATGTTACCAACACGGCCGAACTGGAGGACATCCCCGCCCTGCGCCCGCCGCATGCCGAGATTCCGCCCAGCTTTCAGGAGCGATACGGCCTTTGGGTGATCCTGGCCGGAATAGCCCTGCTGGCCCTGGTTGGCGCCGCCGTTTGGCTGATGCTCCGGCCCAGGCCGCCGGAAGCCGTGCCACCGGACGTCGCGGCCCGCCGGGCGCTCGAGCCGCTGAGCCAGCAGCCGGAAGACGGCCTGCTCTTGAGCCGGGTTTCGCACATCCTGCGCCATTACGTCGCCGCGGCATTCAACCTCCCGGCCGGAGAGTTGACGACGGCCGAGTTTTGCCGCGCTGTCGCCGGGAACGGCCAGGTCGGCCCCGAACTCTCCGCCGCGCTCGGTGAGTTCCTCCGCCAGTGCGACCAGCGCAAGTTTTCCCCTCCGCCCGCGCCCGCCGCGCCGTTCGACGCGGTGCTGGAGGCGCTCAAACTCATTGACCAGGCCCAGATCCGGCGCATCGCCACGGCCCGGGCAACTGCCCCACCCAACCCCAACCTTGCCGCCACCCCGTCCGCGACGGGCGCACAGATATGA
- a CDS encoding VWA domain-containing protein — MTGNLEFQYPWLLGLLALLPIYAFLRGRIGKLAALRFPSADIARAAGAAARAASGRLLLFLRLLTVALCIVALAGPRFANDHTETEASGVDIMLVLDLSWSMMALDMSGPNERVSRFDIAAQVLEDFIRKRPNDRLGLIVFSAVPYLASPLTLNHDWLIENLRRLHVGLIRDLGTAIGDAAAAGAKRLKALKDSKSRIIILLTDGDNNKGDIDPVPAAQLAAALGVKVYTIGIGIEQPCTLFLFDPSTGKLEFDANGNLRPGMSLQPANYTVLGKMSALSRAKSYRATNRRELQRIYNEIDRLEKTEIKLRRFTTYRPLYQWPLLAAFGLLALELILANTRLRRVP; from the coding sequence ATGACCGGCAACCTGGAGTTCCAGTATCCCTGGCTGCTGGGGCTTTTGGCCTTGCTGCCGATCTACGCCTTTCTGCGCGGGCGCATCGGCAAGCTGGCGGCACTGCGCTTTCCCAGCGCCGACATTGCCCGCGCTGCCGGCGCCGCCGCCCGGGCCGCCTCCGGCCGCCTGTTGCTCTTCCTGCGGCTCCTCACGGTCGCCTTGTGCATCGTGGCGCTGGCCGGGCCCCGCTTTGCCAACGACCACACCGAGACCGAGGCCAGCGGCGTGGACATCATGCTCGTGCTGGACCTGTCCTGGTCCATGATGGCGCTGGACATGAGCGGGCCGAATGAGCGCGTCTCACGCTTCGACATCGCCGCCCAGGTGCTCGAGGACTTCATCCGCAAGCGCCCCAACGACCGGCTCGGGCTGATCGTCTTCTCCGCCGTGCCGTACCTGGCCAGCCCGCTCACGCTCAATCACGACTGGCTCATCGAGAACCTCCGCCGCCTCCACGTCGGCCTCATCCGCGACCTCGGCACCGCCATCGGCGATGCCGCCGCCGCCGGCGCCAAGCGCCTCAAAGCCCTCAAGGACAGCAAAAGCCGCATCATAATCCTGTTGACTGATGGCGATAACAACAAGGGCGACATTGATCCCGTCCCGGCCGCCCAGCTGGCCGCCGCGCTGGGCGTGAAGGTTTACACCATCGGCATTGGCATCGAGCAGCCCTGCACCTTGTTCCTGTTCGATCCTTCGACCGGCAAGCTGGAGTTCGACGCCAACGGCAACCTCAGGCCGGGGATGAGCTTGCAGCCGGCTAATTACACCGTGCTTGGCAAAATGTCCGCGCTGTCCCGTGCCAAGTCCTACCGCGCCACTAACCGCCGCGAGCTGCAACGCATCTACAACGAGATTGACCGCCTGGAGAAGACCGAGATCAAGCTCCGCCGCTTCACCACTTATCGGCCGTTGTACCAGTGGCCCCTGCTGGCCGCCTTCGGGCTGCTGGCTCTGGAACTGATCCTGGCGAACACGCGCCTCCGGAGGGTGCCATGA
- a CDS encoding VWA domain-containing protein, with amino-acid sequence MIDLGNPHFAEPAWLWLALLAPLLLAALQRYSAWARRKQLAQLAAPEFIEELTRSHSRARRAVKNLLLLLAVAGIGLALARPQLGEQAEVSRLYGQDTLFLLDCSRSMLASDVTPSRLQRAKLAILDYVQRRWHGRVGLVAFAGQAFLQCPLTFDYGAFQEALMAVDDRTIPIPGTDIGRALDEASRAVDKNRRTRLFVLLTDGEDLEHSGIRQAQSLATNGVVIFTIGVGTAAGGEIQFLNEQGKPETQRDSRGQIVRSRLDEATLRGIAQATRGAYHPLGPLGEGLAKVRLAVETMNSGSAGAPARKFGVDRFHWPVAGVLVLLVAESLIGTRRRLRDIAS; translated from the coding sequence ATGATAGACCTGGGCAACCCCCATTTCGCCGAACCGGCCTGGCTCTGGCTGGCCCTGCTGGCCCCGCTGCTGCTGGCCGCCTTGCAGCGTTACTCCGCCTGGGCGCGCCGGAAGCAACTCGCGCAGCTCGCCGCCCCCGAGTTTATTGAAGAGCTGACGCGCTCCCACAGCCGCGCCCGCCGCGCCGTCAAAAACCTGCTCCTGCTCCTGGCGGTGGCCGGAATCGGGCTCGCCCTGGCACGACCGCAACTGGGCGAGCAGGCCGAGGTCAGCCGTCTCTACGGCCAGGACACCCTCTTTCTGCTGGATTGCTCCCGCAGCATGCTCGCCAGCGACGTGACGCCCAGCCGCCTGCAGCGCGCCAAGCTCGCCATCCTCGACTACGTCCAGCGCCGCTGGCACGGTCGGGTCGGGCTGGTTGCCTTCGCCGGCCAGGCCTTCCTCCAATGCCCCCTCACGTTCGACTACGGCGCCTTCCAGGAGGCGCTCATGGCGGTGGATGACAGGACTATACCCATCCCCGGCACCGACATCGGCCGCGCCCTCGACGAAGCCAGCCGCGCCGTGGACAAAAACCGGCGCACCAGGCTCTTCGTATTGCTCACCGACGGTGAAGACCTCGAACACAGCGGCATCCGCCAGGCCCAATCGCTGGCGACCAACGGCGTGGTCATCTTCACGATTGGCGTCGGCACGGCGGCGGGCGGCGAGATTCAGTTCCTCAACGAGCAAGGCAAGCCCGAGACGCAGCGCGACAGCCGCGGCCAAATCGTTCGCAGCCGGCTGGACGAGGCGACGCTGCGCGGCATCGCGCAGGCCACTCGCGGCGCCTATCACCCCCTCGGCCCGCTGGGCGAGGGGCTGGCCAAAGTCCGGCTCGCGGTCGAGACGATGAACTCGGGCTCCGCCGGGGCCCCCGCGCGCAAGTTTGGCGTGGACCGTTTTCACTGGCCGGTCGCCGGTGTGCTGGTCCTGTTGGTGGCGGAATCTTTGATTGGCACCCGCCGCCGCCTGCGCGACATTGCCTCCTGA